From a single Brassica napus cultivar Da-Ae chromosome C9, Da-Ae, whole genome shotgun sequence genomic region:
- the LOC111209985 gene encoding mitochondrial outer membrane protein porin 3-like, whose amino-acid sequence SEICRGKSITFIYSFVCVFCSQVELQYLHPHVGICTSVGLTANPVVNFSGVIGTSVLALGTDVYQVSFDTESGNFKHFNTGVSFTKDDLIAALTLNDKGENTVVGAEVNHNLKSQVISITVGAQHSLDPLTTVKARVNNAGIANPLIQHEWRPKSFITIFGEVDSRGIEKSAKVGFTIALKP is encoded by the exons TCAGAAATCTGCCGAGGTAAATCAATAACTTTCATTTATAGTTTTGTTTGCGTGTTTTGTTCTCAGGTGGAGCTCCAGTATCTGCACCCACATGTTGGTATTTGCACCAGTGTTGGATTGACAGCCAACCCCGTTGTCAATTTCTCCGGTGTGATTGGGACCAGTGTATTGGCTCTTGGTACCGATGTGTATCAAGTGTCCTTTGACACTGAATCTGGAAACTTTAAACATTTCAATACTGGTGTGAGCTTCACTAAGGATGATCTGATTGCTGCTCTTACTCT GAATGACAAAGGTGAGAACACAGTGGTTGGAGCTGAGGTAAACCACAACTTGAAGAGCCAAGTGATCTCCATAACCGTGGGTGCTCAGCACTCTTTGGACCCGTTGACCACAGTGAAGGCACGCGTGAACAATGCAGGTATAGCCAACCCGCTGATCCAACACGAGTGGCGTCCAAAGTCGTTCATCACCATCTTTGGGGAGGTTGACTCTAGGGGGATTGAGAAGAGTGCCAAGGTTGGGTTTACTATCGCTCTCAAGCCTTGA
- the LOC106417362 gene encoding uncharacterized protein LOC106417362: MVKDWINIHKPLFEAFLETHIHSSNAARINDAILVVWKSFRNYGHHSSGQIIVVWDPSVSVFIYKATEQAVTYGVHILSENINLTVTFVYGFNVVGERQALWNELVEISDTPALQNSTWTVLGDFNKILRLAHHSGYPSHVVDSSGMQEANEALQDAGLFEAQAKGTPFTWSNNNDQDPVSKRIDHTLVNQIWADHFRDSYADLLEPGQSDHSPCIVKVPSLRRQSRKPFKFCHHIIDHPDYSSADAAAWNPGSITGSAQFKLVRTMKMLKKDLRGINKRHFSGISERVKGQSAKVVGLQRQLLTQPNSALAGKEYMERDKLNLLLNAEQKFFRHRSRVRWAVVGDRNTSFYHNTGTQRNSRNHIHFLKDENDNFLGSTADIKAHSVTYFQGILGETDMPLSPSSVESLKDLLLFRCSELSRAYLKRGVLSAEIKGTIFAMPLSKSPGPDVYSVEFLRASWDTVGEDIIAAVAEFFRNGRLLKDLNTTTIVLIPKTSAACRLGDFRPISCCNLVYKVITKIIVNHLKPILQSSISRNQAAFLKGRSLGENGPLASELIRNYRSSSCPRRCMLKVDIKKAFDTISWDFIIKLLDAQDLPPLFVTWIRECITSPRFSVAINGELAGFFLGMKRPRQGDFISPYLFIMAMEALSKLLDQAVDAGDLRLHPSCQEPRVTHLLFADDLLVFLDGSRHSITSIKKVLTTFKEWTGLDMNVAKSEIFFGGFSEIEASVIADISRFRIESFPTRYLGLSLNPSRISYATMQPFLERINCWTVKTLSFAGKVTLVASVIHGMVNFWSSVFALPKRFYEKIDSMCSPFSGKIALHLLLGQELVGVLMGGLAAFKCLQKEVLLTTADYQRFFPTAFGQTGPRSLRLGLESHVCQAARNGDWTLPHARSDVAETLQIVLTTMSLPTPDRGSDRFLWCNGADNFVPKFSSKATWHSVRESADIVPWHKLVWFKEGVPRCSFVTRMAALSRLPTRDRLASWSMVIPLQCVLCSFGLKSHQHLHFQCPFVSSIWAHFCGNSIASPLISLDSVADILSQHHVVESPGLEVVIKLLLQNIVYCTWKEHNARIFQQVSTSEVGVIANIHRLLRDRLISIHQPPSATSSLF, from the exons ATGGTCAAAGACTGGATTAACATCCATAAACCTCTTTTTGAAGCATTTTTGGAAACGCATATCCATAGTAGTAATGCAGCCAGAATAAATGATGCTATACTGGTAGTTTGGAAGTCTTTTAGGAACTACGGGCATCACAGTTCTGGTCAGATAATTGTTGTTTGGGACCCTTCGGTCTCTGTATTTATCTACAAGGCTACAGAGCAAGCTGTTACATATGGAGTTCACATTTTGTCGGAGAACATAAATCTTACTGTCACGTTTGTGTACGGGTTCAACGTTGTTGGAGAGAGGCAGGCGTTGTGGAATGAACTAGTTGAGATAAGTGATACCCCAGCGTTGCAGAATTCTACTTGGACCGTCCTTGGAGACTTTAATAAGATTTTACGCTTGGCTCACCATTCGGGTTATCCGTCTCATGTGGTTGATTCAAGTGGTATGCAGGAGGCTAATGAGGCTTTGCAAGATGCGGGATTGTTTGAGGCTCAAGCAAAAGGAACACCTTTCACGTGGTCGAATAATAATGACCAGGACCCAGTCTCCAAGAGAATTGATCACACTCTCGTAAACCAAATTTGGGCAGATCATTTTCGTGATTCATATGCAGATTTACTCGAGCCGGGGCAATCTGATCATTCGCCGTGCATAGTCAAGGTTCCATCATTGAGGCGACAAAGCAGGAAGCCTTTTAAGTTCTGTCACCATATCATCGATCACCCTGACTACAGCTCTGCTGATGCTGCTGCCTGGAACCCGGGATCAATCACAGGCTCTGCCCAATTCAAACTGGTCAGGACGATGAAAATGCTTAAAAAAGATCTAAGAGGAATCAACAAGCGGCACTTCAGTGGTATTAGTGAAAGGGTGAAGGGGCAATCTGCTAAGGTAGTGGGTTTGCAACGTCAGCTTCTTACTCAACCAAACTCGGCCCTTGCGGGAAAAGAGTACATGGAGAGAGACAAGCTAAACCTTCTCTTAAATGCTGAGCAGAAATTCTTCAGACATCGATCTCGAGTAAGATGGGCTGTTGTGGGAGACCGAAATACTTCCTTCTATCACAACACTGGCACACAGAGGAATTCTAGAAACCATATTCATTTTCTGAAGGATGAAAACGATAACTTCCTGGGATCAACTGCTGACATCAAGGCGCACTCTGTTACATATTTTCAGGGTATCTTAGGGGAAACTGATATGCCATTGTCTCCTTCCAGTGTAGAGTCCTTGAAAGATTTGCTTCTCTTCAGATGTTCGGAGTTGTCGAGAGCGTATCTGAAAAGGGGGGTTCTTTCAGCAGAGATCAAGGGAACAATATTTGCAATGCCTCTGAGCAAGAGCCCTGGTCCGGATGTGTACTCAGTAGAGTTTCTGAGGGCGTCATGGGACACTGTTGGGGAGGACATAATAGCTGCAGTCGCTGAGTTCTTTCGGAATGGGCGCTTATTAAAAGACCTGAACACAACAACCATCGTACTCATTCCAAAAACTAGCGCTGCGTGTAGGCTTGGGGATTTTAGGCCGATTAGCTGTTGTAATCTGGTTTATAAAGTCATCACAAAGATTATAGTGAACCACCTAAAGCCGATTCTTCAGTCGAGCATTAGTAGAAATCAGGCTGCTTTCCTAAAGGGTCGAAGTTTAGGAGAGAACGGTCCCCTCGCGTCTGAGCTGATAAGGAACTATAGATCTTCCTCATGCCCAAGAAGATGTATGCTTAAGGTGGACATAAAAAAGGCGTTCGATACCATTTCTTGGGACTTTATAATTAAACTGCTTGATGCACAGGATTTACCACCTTTGTTTGTCACTTGGATTCGGGAATGCATTACTTCCCCTCGCTTTTCAGTGGCCATCAATGGAGAGTTAGCTGGATTCTTCCTGGGCATGAAGAGGCCTCGGCAGGGCGATTTTATCTCACCTTATCTGTTCATTATGGCGATGGAAGCGCTATCTAAATTGCTAGATCAGGCTGTGGACGCAGGCGACCTTAGATTACATCCAAGCTGTCAAGAGCCAAGAGTTACTCATCTCTTATTTGCAGACGATCTGTTGGTGTTTTTAGATGGCTCTAGGCATTCCATTACTAGCATTAAAAAGGTCTTGACAACATTTAAAGAGTGGACGGGTCTGGATATGAATGTAGCAAAATCAGAGATCTTCTTTGGGGGTTTTTCTGAGATTGAAGCATCAGTTATTGCTGATATATCTAGATTTCGAATTGAAAGTTTTCCTACTAGGTACTTGGGTCTGTCTCTTAACCCGAGTAGGATAAGCTACGCTACCATGCAGCCTTTTCTGGAGAGGATCAATTGTTGGACGGTTAAGACCCTTTCATTTGCAGGAAAAGTCACCCTTGTAGCCTCTGTCATACATGGCATGGTCAACTTCTGGAGCTCGGTCTTTGCTCTGCCAAagagattttatgaaaaaattgaCTCAATGTGCTCACCTTTCTCTGGAAAAATAGCACTACATCTGCTGTTGGGGCAAGAGTTAGTTGG GGTCCTTATGGGTGGCCTGGCTGCATTCAAATGTCTTCAGAAGGAAGTGTTACTGACCACAGCTGATTATCAGCGCTTTTTTCCTACT GCATTTGGACAGACTGGTCCTCGTTCTCTTCGGTTGGGACTTGAATCTCATGTTTGTCAAGCAGCTCGGAATGGTGATTGGACCCTGCCTCATGCTCGTTCTGATGTGGCTGAAACGCTACAGATTGTTCTCACTACCATGTCTCTACCTACGCCTGACCGCGGTTCTGATAGGTTCTTATGGTGTAATGGTGCTGATAATTTTGTTCCTAAATTCTCCTCAAAGGCAACATGGCACTCGGTAAGGGAGTCAGCTGATATTGTTCCTTGGCACAAACTGGTCTGGTTCAAAGAGGGTGTCCCTAGATGCTCCTTTGTTACAAGGATGGCTGCTCTCTCGAGACTCCCAACTAGAGATAGATTGGCCTCCTGGAGCATGGTTATTCCATTGCAGTGTGTCCTGTGTAGCTTTGGATTAAAGTCTCATCAACATCTACACTTCCAATGCCCCTTTGTTTCTTCAATATGGGCGCATTTCTGTGGAAATTCGATCGCCTCCCCTCTAATATCTCTTGATTCTGTTGCTGACATTCTGTCTCAACATCATGTTGTTGAATCTCCTGGCCTTGAGGTTGTGATCAAGTTGTTGCTGCAGAATATTGTGTACTGTACTTGGAAGGAACACAATGCGCGTATTTTCCAGCAGGTCTCCACCTCAGAAGTTGGGGTCATCGCTAACATTCATCGCCTCTTAAGGGACCGCCTCATCTCCATTCACCAACCACCTTCTGCTACCTCATCTCTGTTTTAG